One region of Molothrus aeneus isolate 106 chromosome 1, BPBGC_Maene_1.0, whole genome shotgun sequence genomic DNA includes:
- the SACM1L gene encoding phosphatidylinositol-3-phosphatase SAC1: MATAAPVGTTAAAAYASLKLHITPEKFYVEACDDGADDVLAIDRVSTEVTLTVKKDVPPSAVTRPIFGILGTIRLVAGTYLIVITKKKKVGEIFGHAIWKATDFDILSYKKTMLHLTDIQLQDNKVFLSMLNHVLSVDGFYFSTTYDLTHTLQRLANTSPEFQEMSLLERADPRFVWNGHLLREFIAQPEIHRFATPVMHGFITMHSCSVNGKCFDWLLISRRSCFRAGVRYYVRGIDSEGHAANFVETEQIVHYKGSKASFVQTRGSIPFFWSQRPNLKYKPKPQISKSVNHMDGFQRHFDSQIISYGKQMIVNLVNQKGSEKPLEQTFSKMVNSMANGMVRYVAFDFHKECSRMRWDRLQILMDQLADQQDEFSYFLVDSEGKTVTQQEGTFRSNCMDCLDRTNVIQSLLARRSLQAQLQRLGVLHVGQRIEEQADFEKIYKNAWADNANACAKQYAGTGALKTDYTRTGKRTQWGLIMDGWNSLIRYYKNNFSDGFRQDAIDLFLGNYSVDEVEPASPLHVKKDWKFLALPIIMVVAFSMCIICLLMAGDTWTETLAYVLFWGSASFGTFAIILYNGKDFVDAPKLVQKEKMD; this comes from the exons ttaaaaaagaTGTTCCCCCTTCAGCTGTTACAAGGCCTATATTTGGTATTTTGGGAACAATCCGATTGGTGGCAG GCACGTATCTTATTGtaataacaaaaaagaaaaaagtaggtGAGATTTTTGGTCATGCAATCTGGAAAGCAACAGACTTTGACATCCTCTCCTACAAAAAGACCATGCTGCATTTAACTGATATTCAG TTGCAGGACAATAAAGTATTTTTATCAATGCTTAACCATGTCTTGAGCGTGGACGGGTTTTACTTCTCAACAACCTACGACCTAACACACACCCTGCAGCGGCTGGCCAACACAAGTCCAGAGTTCCAGGAAATGAGCCTTCTAGAGAGG gcAGATCCACGGTTTGTATGGAATGGACACCTTctaagagaatttattgctcaaCCAGAG ATCCATAGGTTTGCTACACCAGTGATGCATGGAT TTATCACTATGCACTCTTGTTCTGTTAATGGCAAGTGTTTTGACTGGCTGCTTATTTCCAGAAGAAGCTGTTTCAGGGCTGGTGTACGCTACTATGTaagag GTATTGATTCAGAAGGGCACGCTGCTAACTTTGTTGAGACAGAACAAATTGTGCATTACAAGGGGAGCAAAGCATCGTTTGTTCAG ACCCGTGGATCTATTCCTTTTTTCTGGTCTCAAAGACCAAACCTCAAGTATAAACCAAAGCCACAGATCAGCAAGTCAGTAAACCAT ATGGATGGCTTCCAAAGACATTTTGACTCACAAATAATTAGCTATGGAAAGCAAATGATTGTCAACTTG GTTAACCAAAAAGGCTCAGAGAAGCCTCTTGAGCAAACCTTTTCAAAAATGGTGAACAGCATGGCAAATGGAATGGTCAG ATACGTGGCGTTTGACTTCCATAAAGAGTGCAGTCGGATGAGGTGGGATCGGCTTCAGATTTTGATGGATCAACTGGCAGACCAGCAAGATGAGTTCAG TTACTTTCTAGTTGACTCGGAGGGTAAAACTGTGACTCAGCAGGAAGGAACGTTCCGCAGTAACTGCATGGACTGCCTGGATCGGACTAACGTCATCCAGAGCTTGTTGGCACGCAGGTCTCTGCAGGCCCAGCTGCAG AGACTTGGTGTTCTGCATGTGGGACAGAGAATTGAAGAGCAGGCAGACTTTGAGAAAATCTACAAAAATG CATGGGCTGATAATGCTAATGCTTGTGCCAAACAATATGCTGGAACTGGTGCCTTAAAGACCGATTACACAAG AACTGGGAAGAGAACTCAGTGGGGCTTAATAATGGATGGCTGGAACTCATTAATACGTTACTACAAAAACAACTTTTCTGATGGATTTAGACAA GATGCAATTGatctttttcttggaaattaTTCAGTGGATGAAGTAGAACCTGCTAGTCCTTTACATGTCAAGAAGGATTGGAAGTTCTTAGCT TTGCCTATTATTATGGTGGTTGCTTTCTCCATGTGCATTATTTGTTTGCTAATGGCTG GTGATACATGGACTGAGACACTGGCCTATGTGCTTTTCTGGGGAAGTGCCAGCTTTGGAACTTTTGCTATCATCCTTTACAACGGCAAGGATTTTGTAGATGCACCCAAGCTGGTCCAGAAGGAGAAGATGGACTGA